A single region of the Flavobacteriales bacterium genome encodes:
- a CDS encoding NifU family protein translates to MLSEISEKIEQALDTIRPFLKADGGDVELLSVDEQNDVVKLRLLGACSSCEISHITMKAGIEESIKRVYPQVKEVVAEA, encoded by the coding sequence ATTTTGAGCGAAATTTCAGAAAAAATAGAACAGGCGTTAGACACTATTCGTCCCTTTTTAAAAGCCGATGGAGGCGATGTTGAGTTATTATCGGTTGATGAACAAAATGATGTAGTGAAACTTCGTTTGTTGGGTGCATGTAGCAGCTGCGAAATCAGTCATATCACCATGAAGGCGGGCATCGAAGAAAGCATCAAAAGGGTATATCCGCAGGTGAAAGAGGTGGTTGCCGAGGCTTAA
- a CDS encoding S9 family peptidase, which translates to MRKNAAQPPICLPKPHELEMHGDVRIDNYYWLNNRENQEVINYLNEENAYTEAVMADTKGLQENLYNEMVGRIKQQDESVPYFLNGYWYYTRFEEGKEYPIYCRKKDNMDSEELTLLDVNILAEGHAYYQVGGLSISPDNKILAFGVDKLSRRIYTIYFKTLENGKILAQTIENTTGGGTWAADNKTLFYTTKDAQTLRSDKIHRYNLETDESEMIYHEKDETFYAGVSKSKSREYIIISCGSTLTSEYQYLKSENPYGDFKIFHPRERKLEYGISHFKDKWYVLTNWNAQNFRLMECGLENTEKEFWNEVIPHRKETLLEGIELFDDYMVLEERTKGLTHIRVRQMSTGSEHYIAMDEETYTCGASTNPEYKTDILRFGYTSLTTPSSTYDYNMNNRERKLLKQQEVVGGYDKSQYQSERLYASVRDGVEVPISIVYKKGFEKNAKSPLLLYAYGSYGHSIDPYFSSSRLSLLDRGFAFAIAHIRGGEEMGRNWYETGKLLEKKNTFFDFIDCAKHLISNNYSSPEHLYAMGGSAGGLLMGAIINMEPELWNGVIAAVPFVDVVTTMLDESIPLTTGEFDEWGNPKEEDYYWYIKSYSPYDNVEAKKYPNMLVTTGLHDSQVQYWEPAKWVAKLREMKADDNILLLKTEMDFGHGGASGRFEQFKEVALEYAFLLSLEGIDDLA; encoded by the coding sequence ATGCGAAAAAACGCTGCCCAACCCCCAATTTGCCTCCCAAAACCTCATGAATTGGAAATGCACGGTGATGTGCGTATAGATAATTATTATTGGTTAAACAATCGTGAAAATCAGGAGGTTATAAATTATTTGAATGAAGAAAATGCCTATACGGAGGCCGTAATGGCTGACACCAAGGGTTTACAAGAAAATTTGTATAACGAGATGGTGGGTCGTATTAAACAGCAGGATGAATCTGTTCCCTATTTTCTGAATGGTTATTGGTATTACACTCGATTTGAAGAAGGTAAAGAATACCCCATTTATTGTCGGAAAAAAGACAATATGGATTCGGAGGAGTTGACGTTGTTGGATGTAAACATCTTGGCAGAAGGACACGCTTATTATCAAGTTGGCGGCCTTAGCATAAGTCCTGACAACAAAATTCTTGCATTTGGCGTAGATAAATTGAGCCGCAGGATTTATACCATTTATTTCAAAACCCTTGAAAACGGTAAGATTTTGGCTCAAACCATTGAAAACACTACCGGAGGCGGCACGTGGGCTGCTGATAACAAAACCCTATTTTATACCACCAAAGATGCACAAACCTTGCGTTCTGATAAAATTCATCGGTATAATTTGGAAACGGATGAGTCGGAAATGATTTACCACGAAAAAGACGAAACGTTCTATGCAGGTGTATCAAAAAGCAAATCGAGAGAATACATTATTATTTCTTGTGGAAGCACTTTAACTTCTGAATATCAATATCTTAAATCCGAAAATCCGTATGGAGATTTTAAAATATTTCATCCGAGAGAACGAAAATTGGAATATGGCATTTCGCATTTTAAAGATAAATGGTATGTGCTGACCAACTGGAATGCTCAAAATTTTCGATTGATGGAATGTGGACTTGAAAATACCGAAAAAGAATTTTGGAACGAGGTAATTCCGCACAGAAAAGAGACACTTTTAGAAGGCATTGAACTATTTGATGACTATATGGTGTTGGAAGAACGAACTAAGGGATTAACCCATATCAGAGTTCGACAAATGAGTACAGGCAGCGAACATTACATTGCCATGGACGAGGAAACCTACACCTGTGGGGCCAGTACAAATCCGGAATATAAGACAGATATTTTGAGGTTCGGATACACTTCATTAACCACACCATCAAGCACTTACGATTACAATATGAATAATCGTGAGCGAAAACTACTGAAACAGCAGGAAGTTGTTGGAGGATATGATAAGAGTCAATATCAATCAGAGAGATTATATGCCAGTGTACGTGATGGAGTAGAAGTACCCATATCTATTGTTTATAAAAAGGGGTTTGAAAAAAATGCTAAGTCGCCCCTATTGCTCTATGCCTACGGAAGCTACGGCCACAGTATTGACCCATATTTTAGCAGTAGCCGGTTGAGTTTGTTGGATAGAGGTTTTGCTTTTGCCATTGCCCACATCAGAGGGGGAGAAGAAATGGGCAGAAATTGGTATGAAACCGGAAAATTGCTTGAGAAAAAAAATACCTTTTTCGATTTTATTGATTGTGCAAAGCACTTAATTTCAAATAATTATTCATCACCAGAACATTTATATGCTATGGGTGGCAGTGCAGGTGGTTTGCTTATGGGTGCCATTATTAATATGGAACCTGAATTGTGGAATGGGGTAATAGCAGCTGTACCGTTTGTTGATGTAGTTACAACCATGCTCGACGAATCTATACCGCTTACCACAGGGGAGTTTGACGAATGGGGCAATCCAAAAGAAGAAGATTATTATTGGTATATTAAATCCTATTCGCCCTATGACAATGTAGAGGCAAAAAAATATCCCAATATGCTGGTTACCACAGGTTTGCACGATAGTCAGGTGCAATATTGGGAACCAGCCAAATGGGTGGCGAAACTGCGTGAGATGAAAGCCGACGACAATATTTTACTTTTAAAAACCGAAATGGACTTTGGTCATGGTGGTGCAAGTGGCCGTTTTGAGCAATTTAAGGAAGTAGCTTTGGAGTATGCCTTTTTGCTAAGTTTGGAAGGAATAGATGATTTAGCGTAA
- a CDS encoding murein L,D-transpeptidase catalytic domain family protein, whose product MKLSSILLLSMVLLMCGSSENKDFYEADIARDSVTNAPIKLAKIDSSKYAQAKDYCKKNGFDTTVAFMLNLRIKSAKKRFFVASLSHDSVLNSGLVTHGHCQDFYNSKPAFSNEPGSNCSSLGKYKVGGKYTGKFGTAYKLYGLEESNSNAFDRFVVLHGHSCVPDEEQTMGICQSEGCPTVSPNFLKELEKIIDNSSKSILLWIYY is encoded by the coding sequence ATGAAATTGTCATCAATTTTACTTTTGTCGATGGTTTTGCTGATGTGTGGCTCATCAGAAAATAAAGATTTTTATGAAGCCGATATTGCAAGAGACAGTGTAACTAATGCTCCAATAAAATTAGCAAAAATAGATTCGAGCAAATATGCCCAAGCCAAAGATTATTGTAAGAAAAACGGGTTTGACACTACGGTAGCTTTCATGCTTAACCTTAGAATTAAGTCTGCCAAAAAACGCTTTTTTGTGGCATCATTGTCCCACGATTCTGTGCTAAATAGTGGTTTGGTGACACACGGGCACTGTCAAGATTTTTACAACTCAAAACCGGCTTTTAGCAACGAACCGGGCAGCAATTGCTCCTCGCTTGGCAAGTATAAAGTTGGAGGAAAATATACTGGAAAATTCGGAACCGCATACAAACTATATGGCTTAGAAGAATCAAACAGCAATGCCTTTGATAGATTTGTGGTGCTGCATGGCCACAGTTGCGTACCCGACGAAGAGCAAACCATGGGCATTTGCCAGAGCGAAGGTTGCCCAACGGTTTCACCCAATTTTTTAAAAGAACTAGAAAAAATAATCGACAATAGTTCAAAATCCATTTTACTGTGGATTTATTACTAA
- a CDS encoding GNAT family N-acetyltransferase, producing MEIRIKKVETQAEKEQIFSIRNEVFVVEQKVDPALEYDEFEDSSTHFIAQINNEAVGTARWRKTPNGIKLERFAVLKKSRNLGVGSKLVEAVLADLPTEEYVYLHAQLTAMNLYARHGFQAIEPQFEEAGIQHYKMILKQ from the coding sequence ATGGAGATAAGAATAAAAAAAGTAGAAACCCAAGCCGAAAAAGAACAAATTTTTTCAATAAGAAACGAGGTTTTTGTGGTGGAGCAGAAGGTAGATCCGGCATTGGAATACGATGAATTTGAGGATAGTTCAACGCACTTTATTGCCCAAATTAATAATGAAGCGGTGGGTACAGCCCGTTGGAGAAAAACACCCAACGGAATAAAACTTGAGCGGTTTGCTGTGCTTAAAAAGTCAAGAAATTTGGGCGTGGGCAGCAAGCTGGTGGAAGCTGTTTTGGCAGATTTGCCTACCGAAGAATATGTTTACCTTCACGCACAACTTACCGCCATGAATTTGTACGCCAGGCATGGATTTCAGGCCATCGAGCCTCAATTTGAAGAAGCAGGAATTCAGCACTATAAAATGATTTTGAAGCAATGA